Proteins found in one Herbiconiux sp. A18JL235 genomic segment:
- a CDS encoding ABC transporter permease has protein sequence MSPVVKLLAKRLLSAVILLWGVTVVTFLLVNVVPGDAAAANLSQQAYDDPEIRAAYRAKWGLDQPIWVQYGRYLGNILQGDLGVSQQTHRPVTADLQQYVPATLEIAIPAMLLAVVVAVALGMLSAMRKNRPTDTGIRAVALVGLSTPPFWLALVALYVFFYLLGWVPNGGRLSNFYDAPPTVTGMYTVDAVLAGQWDVWADAVWHLLLPVGILTALTVSGLVRFVRSAMIEVLDAEYIRAAVAKGLPGRLITWRHVFRAGLLPVLTVSGLMFASLLGGAVLVEQIISWPGLGQYAYKSAISLDLSSILGVTLFIAVVYTIINLVVDLMYSVIDPRIGAK, from the coding sequence ATGTCCCCTGTCGTGAAACTGCTCGCCAAGCGGCTGCTCAGCGCCGTGATCCTGCTCTGGGGCGTCACGGTCGTCACCTTCCTGCTGGTGAACGTGGTGCCCGGAGACGCGGCCGCCGCGAACCTGTCGCAGCAGGCCTACGACGACCCGGAGATCCGTGCCGCCTACCGGGCCAAGTGGGGGCTCGACCAGCCGATCTGGGTGCAGTACGGGCGCTACCTCGGCAACATCCTGCAGGGCGATCTCGGCGTCTCTCAGCAGACCCACCGGCCCGTCACCGCCGACCTGCAGCAGTACGTGCCGGCCACCTTGGAGATCGCGATCCCCGCCATGCTGCTCGCCGTGGTCGTGGCGGTGGCACTCGGCATGCTCTCGGCGATGCGCAAGAACCGGCCCACCGACACGGGCATCCGTGCCGTCGCCCTGGTGGGCCTGTCGACTCCGCCGTTCTGGCTCGCCCTGGTCGCGCTCTACGTGTTCTTCTACCTGCTGGGCTGGGTGCCCAACGGAGGCCGGCTGAGCAACTTCTACGATGCGCCGCCCACCGTGACGGGGATGTACACGGTCGACGCCGTGCTCGCCGGGCAGTGGGACGTCTGGGCCGACGCGGTGTGGCACCTGCTGCTGCCCGTCGGCATCCTCACCGCTCTCACCGTCTCGGGCCTGGTGCGGTTCGTGCGCTCGGCCATGATCGAGGTGCTCGATGCCGAGTACATCCGCGCGGCAGTGGCCAAGGGACTGCCCGGGCGGCTGATCACCTGGCGGCACGTCTTCCGCGCGGGGCTGCTGCCGGTGCTCACGGTCTCGGGGCTGATGTTCGCGTCGCTGCTCGGCGGTGCGGTGCTGGTGGAGCAGATCATCTCCTGGCCCGGCCTCGGCCAGTACGCCTACAAGAGCGCGATCTCGCTCGATCTCTCCTCGATCCTCGGCGTGACGCTGTTCATCGCGGTGGTCTACACCATCATCAACCTCGTCGTCGACCTGATGTACAGCGTCATCGACCCCAGGATCGGAGCGAAATGA
- a CDS encoding ABC transporter permease: protein MTILSPDRVAVSRLGRFGRRTGRDGLARTRTFWRPLTIFSVAIIVLWCILAIFAPWIAPYDPLKTVGGNLTAPSAEHWMGTDDLGRDMLSRLIWGSRLSLPLAVAIVACSLTVGGIVGLAAGYFGRAVDNVAMRLADLVLAFPQIILAMAVAAAFGPSVGNAVLALVIVSWPLYARIIRSSVLSVRQQEYVVSGRLLGSGTLRSMVKDVIPNSAGPALVMSTIELGNAILMLAALSFLGLGPRPPAAEWGAMIALGSQNLTNWWVSLFPGLAILTIVMAFNLLGDALQDHLDPRSRTGRSR, encoded by the coding sequence ATGACCATCCTGTCCCCGGACCGGGTCGCCGTCTCGCGGCTCGGCAGATTCGGTCGGCGCACCGGCCGTGACGGTCTGGCGCGCACGCGCACCTTCTGGCGGCCGCTGACGATCTTCTCCGTGGCGATCATCGTGCTCTGGTGCATCCTGGCGATCTTCGCGCCGTGGATCGCGCCCTACGACCCGCTGAAGACCGTCGGCGGCAACCTCACCGCGCCCAGCGCCGAGCACTGGATGGGCACCGACGACCTCGGCCGCGACATGCTGAGCCGTCTGATCTGGGGCTCGCGCCTGTCGTTGCCGCTCGCCGTGGCGATCGTCGCCTGCTCGCTCACGGTCGGCGGCATCGTCGGCCTCGCCGCCGGCTACTTCGGCCGGGCTGTCGACAACGTGGCGATGCGCCTCGCCGATCTGGTGCTGGCGTTCCCGCAGATCATCCTCGCCATGGCGGTGGCTGCGGCCTTCGGCCCGAGCGTCGGCAACGCCGTGCTCGCCCTCGTCATCGTGTCCTGGCCGCTCTACGCCAGGATCATCCGCAGCTCGGTGCTGAGCGTGCGTCAGCAGGAGTACGTCGTCTCCGGCAGGTTGCTCGGCTCCGGCACGCTTCGGTCGATGGTGAAGGACGTCATCCCGAACAGCGCCGGACCGGCTCTGGTGATGTCGACGATCGAGCTCGGGAACGCGATCCTCATGCTCGCTGCGCTCTCCTTCCTCGGCCTCGGGCCGCGACCGCCGGCGGCGGAGTGGGGGGCGATGATCGCGCTGGGGTCGCAGAACCTCACCAATTGGTGGGTGAGCCTGTTCCCGGGCCTGGCCATCCTCACCATCGTGATGGCCTTCAACCTGCTGGGCGACGCCCTGCAAGACCACCTCGACCCGCGATCCCGCACGGGGAGGAGCCGATGA
- a CDS encoding ABC transporter substrate-binding protein, whose translation MTSFRTATLALPIGALSIALAMAGCAGGSSNQGSNSTLTVDTSFVVKTLDPGMVYEQTGNTAVHAVYDTLVTFTGSDVTTLQPSLASAWEQSADGTTWTFTMNGDAVFSDGSPVTAEDAVFSLNRLKNLQGSSSQTVEGLTFAAEGEDTVVVTSPTPDPNIPTILAMPAASVINSEAAKEMGASDSATAAADDTVGTQLDTMSLGSGPYVIKSYDPTSKIVLEANPEYWGEAPAYGRVVIQNVDVQNQKLTISKATSNEIALDLSGPQAAELSDDLNVSGVADTSYFLSLNQDPAVSPVTSNPAFVKALRMTVDGESLAEIFGEGATPASGLVPPAFGGALPESDAPVQDIDGAKALLAEAGLTGAKAALVYPAITYRGVDLGTIVTKVQQDAAEAGIELELTPQPINVFLQSQSEGKNEINFSPNSLNYPASDSLVNNMAPGASTSLRSGWTVERADPSAVSASEAVTAELTPEGRNEAMLQWQTVMNEVSPFIPLANNAGIVVATSDLDGAVYTPAGWTVDLAAVTSAK comes from the coding sequence ATGACCTCTTTCCGCACGGCGACACTCGCTCTGCCCATCGGCGCCCTCTCCATCGCTCTGGCGATGGCGGGCTGCGCCGGTGGTTCTTCCAACCAGGGTTCGAACTCCACCCTGACCGTCGACACCTCGTTCGTCGTGAAGACGCTCGACCCCGGGATGGTCTACGAGCAGACCGGCAACACGGCGGTGCACGCGGTCTACGACACCCTGGTCACGTTCACCGGTTCCGACGTGACGACGCTGCAGCCGAGCCTGGCCTCGGCCTGGGAGCAGTCGGCCGACGGCACCACCTGGACCTTCACCATGAACGGCGATGCGGTCTTCTCCGACGGCAGCCCAGTGACGGCCGAGGATGCGGTGTTCAGCCTCAACCGGCTGAAGAACCTGCAGGGTTCCTCGTCACAGACCGTCGAAGGTCTCACCTTCGCCGCCGAGGGCGAGGACACCGTCGTCGTGACGAGCCCCACCCCCGACCCCAACATCCCCACCATCCTGGCGATGCCCGCGGCGAGCGTGATCAACTCCGAGGCGGCCAAGGAGATGGGCGCCTCGGATTCCGCCACCGCGGCCGCCGATGACACCGTCGGCACCCAGCTCGACACCATGAGCCTCGGCAGCGGCCCTTACGTCATCAAGAGTTATGACCCGACCTCGAAGATCGTGCTCGAGGCCAACCCCGAGTACTGGGGCGAGGCGCCCGCCTACGGCAGGGTCGTGATCCAGAACGTCGACGTTCAGAACCAGAAGCTGACCATCTCCAAGGCGACGTCCAACGAGATCGCCCTCGACCTTTCCGGGCCGCAGGCCGCCGAGCTGTCCGACGACCTTAACGTCTCGGGTGTCGCCGACACCTCCTACTTCCTCAGCCTCAACCAGGATCCCGCGGTGTCTCCGGTGACGAGCAACCCCGCCTTCGTGAAGGCGCTGCGGATGACCGTCGACGGTGAGAGCCTTGCCGAGATCTTCGGCGAAGGAGCCACCCCCGCCTCCGGTCTCGTGCCGCCCGCGTTCGGCGGGGCCCTGCCCGAGTCCGACGCCCCGGTGCAGGACATCGACGGCGCGAAGGCGCTGCTGGCAGAGGCCGGGCTCACCGGAGCGAAAGCGGCGCTGGTCTACCCCGCCATCACCTACCGTGGCGTCGACCTCGGAACCATCGTCACGAAGGTGCAGCAGGATGCCGCGGAGGCGGGAATCGAGCTCGAGCTGACCCCCCAGCCGATCAACGTCTTCCTGCAGTCGCAGTCCGAGGGCAAGAACGAGATCAACTTCTCGCCGAACAGCCTGAACTACCCCGCCTCCGACTCGCTCGTGAACAACATGGCCCCCGGTGCCTCGACCTCGCTCCGCTCCGGCTGGACGGTGGAGCGCGCCGATCCCTCGGCTGTGAGCGCCAGCGAGGCCGTCACGGCGGAGCTGACCCCCGAGGGTCGCAACGAGGCCATGCTGCAGTGGCAGACGGTGATGAACGAGGTCTCTCCGTTCATCCCGCTCGCCAACAACGCGGGCATCGTAGTGGCCACGAGCGACCTCGACGGCGCCGTGTACACCCCGGCGGGCTGGACCGTCGACCTCGCGGCCGTCACCAGCGCGAAGTAG
- a CDS encoding ABC transporter ATP-binding protein, translating into MSTQTTAPLLSIEGLSVTMPTPAGLTELVRDTDIVIGDGEIVGLAGESGSGKTMTASAVMGILPPGARATGRIMFEGRNLLELRRKELDAVRGNRIAIVFQDPTAALHPLLRIGTQITEHLIAHTGVSKKQADARAVELLELVRITDPKSAVKAYPHQFSGGMRQRAAIAIALACEPRVLIADEPTTALDVTVQAGILRLFDRLARETGVSMLFITHDLGVMSSIADRTYVFKDGSVVESGVTSLILNDPQHEYTRALIDARAQSLAPKAGEQAGGAR; encoded by the coding sequence ATGAGCACGCAGACCACTGCCCCCCTGCTCAGCATCGAGGGGCTCTCGGTGACCATGCCCACCCCGGCCGGTCTCACCGAGCTCGTGCGTGACACCGACATCGTGATCGGCGACGGCGAGATCGTGGGTCTGGCGGGCGAGAGCGGTTCGGGCAAGACCATGACCGCCTCGGCCGTGATGGGCATCCTGCCCCCCGGTGCGCGCGCGACCGGTCGCATCATGTTCGAAGGACGCAATCTCCTGGAACTGCGACGCAAGGAGCTCGACGCGGTGCGCGGGAACCGCATCGCGATCGTCTTCCAGGACCCGACGGCGGCGCTCCACCCCCTGCTCAGGATCGGCACCCAGATCACCGAGCACCTCATCGCGCACACCGGTGTCTCGAAGAAGCAGGCCGACGCCCGGGCCGTCGAGCTGCTCGAACTGGTGCGCATCACCGACCCGAAGAGCGCCGTCAAGGCGTACCCGCACCAGTTCTCCGGCGGCATGCGTCAGCGCGCGGCCATCGCCATCGCCCTCGCCTGCGAGCCCCGGGTGCTGATCGCGGACGAACCGACCACGGCACTCGACGTGACCGTGCAGGCGGGCATCCTGCGGCTGTTCGACCGGCTCGCCCGCGAGACCGGGGTCTCGATGCTGTTCATCACCCACGACCTCGGCGTGATGAGCTCGATCGCCGACCGCACCTACGTGTTCAAGGACGGCTCGGTGGTGGAGTCGGGTGTGACCTCGCTCATCCTCAACGATCCCCAGCACGAGTACACCAGGGCCCTCATCGACGCACGAGCGCAGTCGCTGGCGCCGAAGGCCGGCGAGCAGGCGGGAGGCGCCAGGTGA